A region of Paraburkholderia largidicola DNA encodes the following proteins:
- a CDS encoding FAD-dependent monooxygenase → MTGASFDVPPVLIVGAGPTGLAAAMSLARAQVPVRLIDKALQADPHSRAIGIQARTLELLEQHRLVERFLELGHRARTANLYSNGQRLTRLDFDPLQTRYPYLLFLDQSVTERLLTEHLATFGVEVERGVELTMFAQGSAGINATLQRADGHIETLHPSYMIAADGAHSAIRHRLGMSFAGKTFEQTFLLADIEADTGWSDDEFHIFASGAGLAALFPMGKGRHRLIADHPAMPAREPAEVASGGDTAMPLASIPAPTLEECRAIAKSRIHHPVELSSLSWSGYFHLNSRMVEQLRAQRVFLAGDAAHVHSPAGAQGMNTGIQEAFNLGWKIARVLKGDAPDRLLDTYHLERHPIERDVLRQTSFVTHMAEADHGPLKLLRERVMPVLAALGPLRDAARLTVSELAIQYRRSPLTLERILDGGPRAGERAPDALVHVVDGPLGRVPGMGCIFDLHDPAFFSLFLLVDPPEEPGTGNGKMLSLHRKPVRAADLDRFVAAVEDLLPGAVRVWRVSDANGEDGGPSLSESFGRTRPSFYLVRPDGYVCARGRPGSDLNGLLRHCEAWFAKGAPSEPAVS, encoded by the coding sequence ATGACGGGTGCTTCCTTCGACGTGCCGCCCGTGCTGATCGTCGGCGCGGGACCGACGGGGCTGGCGGCGGCCATGAGTCTTGCTCGCGCGCAGGTGCCCGTGCGGCTGATCGACAAGGCGCTGCAAGCGGATCCGCATTCGCGCGCGATCGGCATCCAGGCGCGCACGCTCGAACTGCTGGAGCAACATCGCCTCGTCGAACGCTTTCTCGAACTCGGTCATCGCGCGCGCACCGCGAATCTGTATTCGAACGGCCAGCGGCTGACGCGGCTCGATTTCGATCCGCTACAAACGCGCTATCCGTATCTGCTGTTTCTCGATCAATCCGTTACCGAGCGCCTGCTGACGGAGCATCTCGCGACGTTCGGCGTGGAGGTCGAACGCGGCGTCGAGCTGACGATGTTCGCGCAGGGCTCGGCGGGCATCAACGCGACGCTGCAACGCGCCGACGGTCATATTGAAACCCTGCATCCGTCGTACATGATCGCCGCTGACGGCGCGCACAGCGCGATTCGTCACCGGCTCGGCATGAGCTTCGCGGGCAAGACCTTCGAGCAGACCTTCCTGCTTGCCGACATCGAAGCGGACACCGGCTGGTCCGACGACGAGTTTCATATCTTCGCGTCGGGCGCGGGGCTGGCGGCGCTCTTTCCGATGGGCAAGGGCCGACATCGGCTGATCGCCGATCATCCCGCGATGCCGGCGCGCGAGCCAGCCGAGGTTGCGTCGGGCGGCGACACCGCGATGCCGCTTGCGTCGATCCCCGCGCCCACGCTCGAAGAATGCCGGGCGATCGCGAAGAGTCGTATTCATCATCCCGTCGAACTGAGCAGCCTGTCGTGGTCCGGCTACTTTCATCTGAATAGCCGGATGGTCGAGCAGTTGCGCGCGCAGCGCGTGTTCCTGGCGGGCGACGCCGCGCATGTGCACAGTCCCGCGGGCGCGCAGGGGATGAACACGGGCATTCAGGAAGCGTTCAATCTCGGCTGGAAAATCGCGCGCGTGCTGAAGGGCGATGCGCCCGACCGGCTGCTCGACACCTACCATCTCGAACGTCATCCGATCGAACGCGACGTGCTGCGGCAGACCAGCTTCGTCACGCATATGGCGGAAGCGGACCACGGGCCGCTCAAGCTGCTGCGCGAGCGCGTGATGCCCGTGCTCGCCGCGCTGGGGCCGCTGCGCGATGCCGCGCGTCTCACCGTCAGCGAACTGGCGATCCAGTACCGGCGCTCGCCGCTGACGCTCGAACGCATACTGGACGGCGGCCCGCGCGCGGGCGAACGCGCGCCCGATGCGCTCGTGCATGTCGTCGATGGACCGTTGGGCCGGGTGCCCGGCATGGGCTGCATTTTCGATCTGCACGACCCCGCGTTTTTCTCGCTGTTTCTGCTCGTCGATCCGCCGGAGGAACCGGGGACGGGCAACGGCAAAATGCTGTCGCTGCATCGCAAGCCTGTGCGCGCTGCCGATCTCGACCGTTTCGTTGCCGCCGTCGAAGATTTGCTGCCGGGGGCGGTGCGAGTGTGGCGCGTGTCGGATGCGAATGGCGAGGACGGTGGGCCGTCGCTCAGTGAGTCGTTCGGGAGGACGCGGCCTTCGTTTTATCTGGTGCGGCCCGACGGATATGTGTGCGCGCGTGGGCGGCCGGGGTCTGATTTGAATGGGCTGCTAAGGCATTGCGAAGCGTGGTTCGCAAAGGGGGCGCCGAGCGAGCCGGCGGTGTCGTGA
- a CDS encoding formate dehydrogenase subunit delta: protein MDAHNLVDMANRIGDFFESMPDRDEAIDNIADHIRRFWEPRMRRSILATLHANPEGVELELHEMVREALVRHRADLTPKEAAAV, encoded by the coding sequence ATGGACGCACATAACCTGGTCGACATGGCGAACCGCATCGGCGATTTCTTCGAGTCGATGCCGGACCGAGATGAGGCGATCGACAATATTGCCGATCATATCCGGCGGTTTTGGGAGCCGCGTATGCGGCGCTCGATTCTGGCGACGCTGCATGCGAATCCTGAAGGTGTCGAGCTGGAATTGCATGAGATGGTTCGTGAGGCGCTGGTCAGGCATCGCGCGGATTTGACGCCGAAGGAGGCTGCGGCGGTTTAA
- the fdhF gene encoding formate dehydrogenase subunit alpha, with amino-acid sequence MSDPITFKSGGCGSGNCACKAGALRNERGPMDDTDYGTPLRHSDVDVTLEIDGESITVPAGTSVMRAAAEAGVNIPKLCATDSLEPFGSCRLCLVEIEGRRGYPASCTTPVEAGMKVRTQTDRLQGLRRNVMELYISDHPLDCLTCPANGNCELQDMAGVTGLREVRYGFDGANHLKDKKDESNPYFTYDPSKCIVCNRCVRACEETQGTFALTISGRGFESRVAASESQPFMDSECVSCGACVAACPTATLSEKSIVMLGQAEHSVVTTCAYCGVGCSFKAEMKGNTVVRMVPHKNGQANEGHACVKGRFAWGYATHKDRIKKPMIRAKITDPWREVSWEEALSYAASEFRRIQEKYGRDSIGGITSSRCTNEETYLVQKLVRAAFGNNNVDTCARVCHSPTGYGLKTTLGESAGTQTFASVDKSDVIIVIGANPTDGHPVFGSRLKRRVREGAKLIVVDPRRIDIVDTAHVKATHHLQLRPGTNVAMVTSLAHVLVSEGLLNEAFIAERCETRAFQHWRDFVALPENSPEMMESVTGVPAQQVREAARLYATGGNAAIYYGLGVTEHAQGSTTVMGIANLAMATGNIGREGVGVNPLRGQNNVQGSCDMGSFPHELPGYRHISDTVTRTLFEGEWGVTLQPEPGLRIPNMFDAALHGSFMGLYCQGEDIVQSDPNTQHVGAALSSMECIVVQDIFLNETAKYAHVLLPGSTFLEKDGTFTNAERRISRVRKVMPPLAGYSDWEVTILLARALGYEMNYTHPSQIMDEIARLTPTFHGVSYEKLDKLGSIQWPCNENAPEGTPTMHINEFVRGKGKFVITKYVATPEKVNQKFPLILTTGRILSQYNVGAQTRRTENSLWHDEDRLEIHPHDAEDRGIKNDDWVGIESRAGYTVLRAKVADRMQPGVVYTTFHFPESGANVITTDSSDWATNCPEYKVTAVQVMPVEQPSQWQKDYSRFNNEQLEHLSKREMATTSGK; translated from the coding sequence TGCAAGGCGGGCGCACTGCGCAACGAACGCGGCCCGATGGACGATACCGACTACGGCACGCCGCTGCGCCATTCCGACGTCGACGTGACGCTCGAAATCGACGGCGAGTCGATCACGGTGCCCGCGGGCACGTCGGTGATGCGCGCCGCCGCTGAAGCCGGCGTCAATATCCCGAAGCTGTGCGCCACCGATTCGCTCGAACCGTTCGGCTCGTGCCGTCTGTGTCTCGTCGAAATCGAAGGACGGCGCGGTTATCCCGCGTCGTGCACGACGCCTGTCGAAGCGGGCATGAAAGTGCGCACGCAAACGGACCGCCTGCAAGGTCTGCGCCGCAACGTGATGGAGCTGTACATCTCCGATCACCCGCTCGACTGTCTCACCTGCCCTGCCAACGGCAACTGCGAACTGCAGGACATGGCGGGCGTCACGGGCCTGCGCGAGGTGCGGTATGGCTTCGACGGCGCGAATCACCTAAAGGACAAGAAAGACGAGTCGAACCCGTACTTCACGTACGATCCGTCGAAGTGCATCGTCTGCAACCGCTGCGTGCGCGCGTGTGAAGAGACGCAAGGCACGTTCGCGCTGACCATCTCCGGCCGCGGCTTCGAATCGCGCGTCGCCGCGAGCGAAAGCCAGCCGTTCATGGACTCGGAGTGCGTGTCGTGCGGCGCGTGCGTCGCCGCGTGCCCGACCGCGACGCTGTCGGAAAAGAGCATCGTGATGCTGGGCCAGGCCGAGCATTCCGTCGTGACGACCTGTGCGTACTGCGGCGTCGGCTGCTCGTTCAAGGCCGAGATGAAGGGCAACACGGTCGTGCGGATGGTGCCGCACAAGAATGGCCAGGCGAACGAAGGCCATGCGTGCGTGAAGGGCCGCTTCGCATGGGGCTACGCGACGCACAAGGATCGCATCAAGAAACCGATGATCCGCGCGAAGATCACCGATCCGTGGCGCGAAGTCAGCTGGGAAGAAGCGCTGAGCTACGCCGCGTCGGAGTTCCGCCGCATCCAGGAGAAGTACGGCCGCGATTCGATCGGTGGCATTACGTCGTCGCGCTGCACGAACGAAGAAACGTATCTGGTGCAGAAGCTGGTGCGCGCCGCGTTCGGCAACAACAACGTCGACACCTGCGCGCGCGTTTGCCACTCGCCGACGGGCTACGGCCTGAAGACGACGCTCGGCGAATCGGCGGGCACGCAGACCTTCGCTTCCGTCGATAAATCCGACGTCATCATCGTGATCGGCGCGAATCCGACCGACGGCCACCCGGTGTTCGGCTCGCGTCTGAAGCGACGTGTACGCGAAGGCGCGAAGCTGATCGTCGTCGATCCGCGCCGCATCGACATCGTCGATACGGCACACGTGAAAGCCACGCATCACCTGCAACTGCGTCCGGGTACGAACGTCGCGATGGTCACGTCGCTTGCTCACGTGCTCGTGTCGGAAGGCCTGCTCAATGAGGCGTTCATCGCCGAGCGTTGCGAAACGCGCGCGTTCCAGCACTGGCGCGATTTCGTCGCGCTGCCGGAGAACTCGCCGGAAATGATGGAAAGCGTGACGGGCGTGCCGGCGCAACAGGTGCGCGAAGCCGCGCGCCTCTACGCGACGGGCGGCAACGCGGCGATCTACTACGGCCTCGGCGTGACGGAACATGCGCAAGGCTCGACGACCGTGATGGGCATCGCGAACCTTGCGATGGCGACGGGCAACATTGGCCGCGAAGGCGTCGGCGTGAATCCGCTGCGCGGCCAGAACAACGTGCAGGGCTCGTGCGACATGGGCTCGTTCCCGCACGAACTGCCGGGCTATCGCCATATCAGCGATACGGTGACGCGCACGCTGTTCGAAGGCGAATGGGGCGTGACGCTGCAGCCGGAGCCGGGCCTGCGCATCCCGAACATGTTCGACGCGGCGCTGCACGGCAGCTTCATGGGCCTGTACTGCCAGGGCGAAGACATCGTCCAGTCCGACCCGAACACGCAGCATGTGGGCGCGGCGCTGTCGTCGATGGAATGTATCGTCGTGCAGGACATCTTCCTGAACGAAACCGCGAAGTATGCGCACGTGCTGCTGCCGGGCTCGACGTTCCTCGAAAAGGACGGCACGTTCACCAACGCCGAGCGCCGCATTTCGCGCGTGCGCAAGGTGATGCCGCCGCTGGCCGGCTACTCGGACTGGGAAGTGACGATCCTGCTCGCCCGCGCGCTCGGCTACGAGATGAACTACACGCATCCGTCGCAGATCATGGACGAGATCGCGCGCCTCACGCCGACTTTCCACGGCGTGTCGTACGAGAAGCTCGACAAGCTGGGCAGCATCCAGTGGCCGTGCAACGAGAACGCGCCGGAAGGCACGCCGACGATGCACATCAACGAGTTCGTGCGCGGCAAGGGCAAGTTCGTCATCACGAAGTACGTCGCGACGCCGGAGAAGGTCAACCAGAAGTTCCCGCTGATCCTGACGACGGGCCGCATTCTGTCGCAGTACAACGTCGGTGCGCAGACGCGCCGTACAGAGAACTCGCTGTGGCACGACGAGGATCGTCTGGAGATCCATCCGCACGACGCCGAAGACCGTGGCATCAAGAATGACGACTGGGTCGGCATCGAATCGCGCGCGGGCTACACGGTGCTGCGCGCGAAGGTGGCGGACCGGATGCAGCCGGGCGTGGTCTACACGACGTTCCACTTCCCCGAGTCCGGGGCGAACGTGATTACGACGGACAGCTCCGACTGGGCGACCAACTGCCCCGAGTACAAGGTGACGGCCGTGCAGGTGATGCCTGTCGAGCAACCGTCGCAATGGCAGAAGGATTACTCGCGCTTCAACAACGAGCAGCTCGAGCATCTCAGCAAGCGTGAGATGGCCACCACGTCAGGCAAGTGA